In a single window of the Vitis vinifera cultivar Pinot Noir 40024 chromosome 6, ASM3070453v1 genome:
- the LOC100243168 gene encoding uncharacterized protein LOC100243168 isoform X1 has protein sequence MTTQRQIVEQQQSQMQKVKNSGVISYNGSPLTDDKDEEMSRSALSAFRAKEEEIERKKMEVRERVQAQLGRVEEETKRLAEIREELEALSDPMRKEVAIIRKRIDAVNRELRPLGQGCQKKEKEYKEALEAFNEKNKEKAQLVTKLMEVKHSTLIPISFVFLHALLIFIFIFIFLFFFSPF, from the exons TAGTGGAGCAGCAACAGTCACAGATGCAGAAAGTAAAGAACTCTGGAGTCATCAGCTACAACGGTAGCCCATTAACCGATGACAAGGATGAGGAGATGTCAAGATCAGCTTTGTCTGCTTTTCGGGCGAAGGAAGAAGAGATCGAAAGGAAGAAGATGGAGGTCAGAGAGAGGGTTCAGGCTCAGCTGGGTCGTGTTGAAGAAGAAACTAAACGCTTGGCAGAGATTCGAGAG GAGCTTGAAGCTCTCAGTGATccaatgaggaaggaagttgcCATCATACGTAAAAGGATTGATGCAGTTAACCGAGAATTAAGGCCGCTGGGACAGGGTTGCCAGAAGAAG GAGAAAGAATACAAAGAAGCTCTTGAGGCTTTCaatgagaaaaacaaagaaaaagctCAACTAGTCACCAAATTAATGGAGGTAAAGCATTCTACTTTGAttccaatttcatttgtatttttacatgctcttctcatttttatttttatttttatttttctctttttcttttcccccttTTGA
- the LOC100243168 gene encoding uncharacterized protein LOC100243168 isoform X2 — MTTQRQIVEQQQSQMQKVKNSGVISYNGSPLTDDKDEEMSRSALSAFRAKEEEIERKKMEVRERVQAQLGRVEEETKRLAEIREELEALSDPMRKEVAIIRKRIDAVNRELRPLGQGCQKKEKEYKEALEAFNEKNKEKAQLVTKLMELVSESERLRMKKLEELSKNIESIQ, encoded by the exons TAGTGGAGCAGCAACAGTCACAGATGCAGAAAGTAAAGAACTCTGGAGTCATCAGCTACAACGGTAGCCCATTAACCGATGACAAGGATGAGGAGATGTCAAGATCAGCTTTGTCTGCTTTTCGGGCGAAGGAAGAAGAGATCGAAAGGAAGAAGATGGAGGTCAGAGAGAGGGTTCAGGCTCAGCTGGGTCGTGTTGAAGAAGAAACTAAACGCTTGGCAGAGATTCGAGAG GAGCTTGAAGCTCTCAGTGATccaatgaggaaggaagttgcCATCATACGTAAAAGGATTGATGCAGTTAACCGAGAATTAAGGCCGCTGGGACAGGGTTGCCAGAAGAAG GAGAAAGAATACAAAGAAGCTCTTGAGGCTTTCaatgagaaaaacaaagaaaaagctCAACTAGTCACCAAATTAATGGAG CTGGTGAGTGAAAGTGAAAGACTGAGGATGAAGAAGCTGGAAGAGCTGAGCAAGAACATAGAATCCATACAGTAA